The following proteins are encoded in a genomic region of Brachypodium distachyon strain Bd21 chromosome 1, Brachypodium_distachyon_v3.0, whole genome shotgun sequence:
- the LOC100832110 gene encoding LOB domain-containing protein 37, with protein MSCNGCRVLRKGCSDACVLRPSIEWIDGAQPQANATVFVAKFFGRAGLVASLAAVPLHHRPALFRSLLYEACGRTINPVSGGIGLMWTGNWDLCQAAADAVLRGDSLSALSAVPAAFTDRDMAGLYGCANNNNNNTGSSSSLLHHASSSPENSSSSKPSRKRIKPSFGGAQQMKPPRALMQACELDLCLTPVSPMGGGRRQQGAGGGASDEYSTTTCDEASGDAEAGAPALLNLFN; from the exons ATGAGCTGCAACGGGTGCCGGGTGCTGCGAAAGGGGTGCAGCGACGCGTGCGTGCTGCGGCCGAGCATCGAGTGGATCGACGGCGCGCAGCCGCAGGCCAACGCCACCGTCTTCGTCGCCAAGTTCTTCGGCCGCGCCGGCCtcgtcgcctccctcgccgccgtcccgctGCACCACCGCCCAG CGTTGTTCCGGTCGCTGCTGTACGAGGCGTGTGGGCGGACGATCAACCCGGTGAGCGGCGGCATCGGGCTCATGTGGACGGGCAACTGGGACCTCTGCCaggcggccgccgacgccgtccTGCGCGGCGACTCCCTGAGCGCGCTCTCCGCGGTGCCGGCCGCATTTACCGACCGCGACATGGCCGGCCTCTACGGCTgcgccaacaacaacaacaacaacaccggcagctcctcctcgctcctccACCACGCTTCATCCTCGCCCGAGAACTCATCCTCCTCCAAGCCCTCCAGGAAGCGGATCAAGCCCAGCTTTGGCGGAGCACAGCAGATGAAGCCGCCGCGGGCGCTGATGCAGGCCTGCGAGCTGGACCTGTGCCTGACGCCCGTGTCGCCGAtgggcggcgggaggcggcagcagggtgcaggcggcggcgcgtcggaCGAGTACTCGACGACGACGTGCGACGAAGCCAGCGGCGACGCCGAGGCtggggcgccggcgctgctcAACCTCTTCAACTGA
- the LOC100832416 gene encoding probable acylpyruvase FAHD2, mitochondrial: MAAAAAAQRLLAASTKIVGAGRNYVAHAKDLANPVLKEPVLFLKPTSSFLHAGPNAGAIEVPEPLESLHHEVELAVVISRRARDVPEASAMDFVGGYALALDMSSDDLQSTAKRAGLPWTLGKVQDTFTPISAVVPKSAVPDPYDLELWLKVDDELRQKGLTSDMIFKIPSLISYISSFMTLMEGDVILTGTPPDGVGPVRVGQKIKAGITDLIDVEFDVQRRKRPFSN, translated from the exons atggcggcggcggcggcggcgcagaggcTCCTCGCTGCTAGCACGAAGATCGTCGGAGCTGGGCGCAACTACGTAGCCCACGCCAAGGATCTCGCCAACCCTGTCCTCAAG GAACCGGTGCTGTTCCTGAAGCCGACGTCGTCATTCCTCCACGCGGGCCCGAACGCCGGCGCCATTGAGGTGCCCGAGCCGCTCGAGTCGCTGCACCACGAGGTCGAGCTCGCCGTCGTCATCTCCCGGCGCGCGCGCGACGTCCCCGAGGCCTCCGCCATGGATTTCGTCGGAG GTTATGCGCTTGCTTTGGACATGTCATCAGATGATCTCCAATCCACTGCTAAG CGTGCAGGTCTTCCTTGGACTTTGGGTAAAGTACAGGACACCTTTACTCCAATTAGTGCAGTG GTTCCGAAATCAGCTGTCCCTGATCCCTATGATCTAGAACTCTGGCTGAAG GTAGATGATGAACTTAGGCAGAAGGGACTCACAAGTGATATGATATTCAAGATTCCTTCCCTAATCAGTTATATCAGTTCCTTCATGACATTAATGGAGGGCGATGTGATATTAACCG GTACTCCTCCTGATGGTGTAGGTCCCGTCCGAGTGGGACAGAAGATCAAAGCTGGTATAACTGACCTCATTGATGTAGAGTTTGATGTTCAGAGGCGCAAAAGACCATTTTCTAACTGA